TTGCAACTATGCTGGAATTTACAACGAGAAGAAATGTCTCAGTCACTGTGGAGAACCTTCTCAAAGatggtgaagaaaaaaagaattccttatctttctcttctcctatTACCTACCTTCTTCTACTTTGCTCTAAAATCTAATTTTCTCACATGATTGGCTTACTAATGTTTCAGGTACCATGTGCCTCGTTCATGGCTAAAACCGTTTGGGAACCTTCTAGTCATATTTGAGGAGTGGGGTGGTGACCCAAGTGGGATCTCTCTTGTAAAAAGAACAGCCAAATGAAGCTTCCTACTTCATTTTTATCTGGACACAATTTGTGTGTAAACTACAAAAGCATGCATATAGATTCTTATGTACAGATACAATGACAATCATTGGCTCATTAATTTGGAAAATTGTTCTATGTATCCCTGctcaaataaatattattgcaagtgtataataaaccaaataaggCAAAATCTTTGCTAATAATTATCCTGCTTACAATTTACGAACAcaataatttcattttcttttatatctcCCTCCCATATAAACAAGGCCTTATCCTACACACAGCTACACTTGACACCAAAAAAGATAGATATGGACCATATGGTATGGCCGTATGGGTGTATCGTGTATCCACCTCTCAGCTACAAAAGCATCAAATAAGCTGAAACACGATCTATCTCTTTCAGTACCGTCAGGTTTAAAGATTACCCACGTGTTTCCCGTTTCCTATTCTTAGACATATTCAATTTTGCTCAACTCCTTTTTTTGATATCCACAATTCcagaaacaacaaagaagaataATTCAATAAACCCATGCTCTCTCCAtacttaaattaaattaattaataaattgacTCTTTAACATACATGAATTGAAACCTAATCCTAATTACCATACTTTAGTAAACCATTAGATAAATACTTCATTATCTTCCTTAACTTAGAAGACTCCTAAATCTTAAAACTGTTCACTTCCtttcaccaaaagaaaaaaaaaagcatcgtATATTACGCCTCGTGATTGATTAGGTTTCGAACCCTTTTCTTCTATAGGGTTTCGGATCTTTAGTGTTCTAAACCCTTGAATCCATAAAAATCTTATCTTTATCTGTTTTCAATCAATTGGGTAAAGTTGTAAAGGAAGGAACTTTGAATCCATGGGGAAGGAGAAGCTAGGGATTTTCACTCTCTCGTTTCTTCTGATCTTGAATCTAGCACTTGGTAGATTCGTCGTGGAGAAGAACAACCTCAAAGTCACATCACCCGAATCGATCAAAGGTGTTTACGAATGTGCAATTGGTAATTTCGGAGTTCCTCAATACGGTGGTACTTTAGTCGGCACCGTCGTGTATCCCAAATCGAATCAGAAAGCTTGTAAAAGCTACACCGATTTCGACATCTCCTTCAAATCTAAACCTGGACGGTTACCCACTTTTGTCCTCATCGATCGTGGAGGTTCGATTTCGATTCCGATATTAAAGTTCTTACCTTTTTTGGTTGTTCCCTTAATTGGTTTGATaaagatctgttttttttattcggTTTTGGAACAGATTGTTATTTCACTTTGAAAGCATGGATAGCTCAACAAGCAGGAGCAGCAGCGATACTTGTGGCTGATAGTAAAGCTGAGCCTTTGATTACAATGGACACACCTGAAGAAGAGAAATCTGATGCGGACTATCTTCAGAACATTACTATTCCTTCTGCTCTCATTACTAAATCATTGGGAGACAGTATCAAGTCTGCGCTTTCAGGTGGTGATATGGTTAACATGAAGCTAGACTGGACTGAGTCTGTTCCGCATCCTGATGAGCGTGTTGAGTATGAGCTCTGGACGAACAGCAATGACGAGTGTGGGAAGAAGTGTGATACTCAGATTGACTTTCTCAAGAATTTCAAAGGAGCTGCTCAGATTCTTGAGAAAGGAGGGCATACTCAGTTCACGCCTCATTACATTACTTGGTATTGTCCTGAAGCTTTTACGTTGAGTAAACAGTGTAAGTCTCAGTGCATCAACCATGGAAGGTATTGTGCGCCTGATCCTGAGCAGGATTTCACAAAAGGGTATGATGGAAAAGATGTTGTCGTTCAGAATCTACGCCAGGCTTGTGTCTATAGAGTGGTGAATGAAACTGGTAAGCCGTGGATCTGGTGGGATTATGTGACTGACTTTGCCATCCGGTGTCcaatgaaggagaagaagtacACCAAGGAATGCGCAGACGGAATTATTAAGTCCCTCGGTTAGTTATAATGCTTCATTACTCCCATGGTCCTTACTTCTGTAGTATTATTTGATTGACTCGTTATTTGTGGATGGGTATTAATTTGGAAACTGAATAGTGTTTGTAGGCGATCAGCTCATCCATGATATAGAATAACTAACTGATTGATATCGATCAGCTTACCTTGTATGGCTTATATTGACCTGTTGGATATTTTGTTACTTTCCAGTTTGTGCATTTCATTCTAAATTTTCTGACTACCAGCTCGAAATGgctaattttaaatttgagttttgttAAATGCA
The sequence above is drawn from the Camelina sativa cultivar DH55 chromosome 4, Cs, whole genome shotgun sequence genome and encodes:
- the LOC104781137 gene encoding vacuolar-sorting receptor 1 — encoded protein: MGKEKLGIFTLSFLLILNLALGRFVVEKNNLKVTSPESIKGVYECAIGNFGVPQYGGTLVGTVVYPKSNQKACKSYTDFDISFKSKPGRLPTFVLIDRGDCYFTLKAWIAQQAGAAAILVADSKAEPLITMDTPEEEKSDADYLQNITIPSALITKSLGDSIKSALSGGDMVNMKLDWTESVPHPDERVEYELWTNSNDECGKKCDTQIDFLKNFKGAAQILEKGGHTQFTPHYITWYCPEAFTLSKQCKSQCINHGRYCAPDPEQDFTKGYDGKDVVVQNLRQACVYRVVNETGKPWIWWDYVTDFAIRCPMKEKKYTKECADGIIKSLGIDLKKVDKCIGDPEADVENPVLKAEQESQIGKGSRGDVTILPTLVVNNRQYRGKLEKGAVLKAMCSGFQESTEPAICLTEELETNECLENNGGCWQDKAANITACRDTFRGRLCECPTVQGVKFVGDGYTHCKASGALHCGINNGGCWRETRGVFTYSACVDDHSKDCKCPHGFKGDGVKNCEDVDECKEKTVCQCPDCKCKNTWGSYECSCNNGLLYMREHDTCIGSGKVGTTKLSWSFLWILIIGIGVAGLSGYAVYKYRIRSYMDAEIRGIMAQYMPLESQPLNTSGPHMDI